tactgtaggagaaagcttgggatctagtgatcaccagtcagtgtggtttactataagtacactgagtcacaccacacaaaaacaaaagttttagatttttagaaaaactgacttttctaaaattagattagtggtatacgagtccctatcagattggaacagtttcaatggagtccaggagaaatgggactacttaaaaatggcactattgaaggcaacagataattgcattaggcttgtcagtaaaagcaaaaaaaggaagagaccactgtggtactgagcagaagtggccaaaatcattaaaaacaaaaagatagtatttagtaattataaagaaaaccaaaacgaggatgactggcaaatttataagattaggcaaagagaggttataagagcttctaaagcacaggcagaagagaaattagctcagtcagtgaaaaaaggcgataaaacATTCTtctgatacataaatgaaaaaagtaaactaaaacaaggaattaccaaattaaaaacaaaagaagaaacgtatatggaagaagataaagaactagctgactgcctcaatcaatacttctgttcagtttttacaaagtaaaatgaaggaaaaggacctcagttaggaaggaagactaatgaatcttttgatgaatGTGTCttcacagaggaagaggttctaagtcagctgtctaaaattaatacaaataagtcacaggggcctgatgggatacacccaaagctattaaaagagcttagcggtgaactagcaaaacaattaacagatttatttaaccaatcactggtaacaggagtcgttccAGAAGATCtgaaattagcaaatgtgcccattcacaaaaaaggtagtagggagaaattgggcaactataggccagtaagcctgacatcaatagtggggaaattaatggaaaccatacttaaggagaggattgtggaacatctaaaatcccatggattgacagatgaaaaacagcatggttttacttcagggagatcatgtcaaactaatcttattgatttttttgattgggtgactaaaataatagatggcagaggtgcagtagacatcgcttatctagactttagtaaataTTCATGGAgtcctacgatacacctgcttccacaaaatacagaatgagggttgtgatatatctgcttccaccaaatattaattaaggggttctatatacctgcctccacaaaatacttattaaggggattaatatacctgcttcatccaaatattgattgaggcctgtgatacacctggttccacaaaatactgattaagggaattgatatacctgcttccaccaaatattgattgaggcctgcgatacacctgcttccacaaaatactgattgagggaataGTTATGCCTgcctccaccaaataatgattgaggcctgtgatacacctgcttccacagttGTTATACCAGGTTTCTGATCTCTAGgattactaaaataataaaaaaaattgtcacatatATAAAAGTGACACAGTGGAGGCATGTGTTGTTGCCAATATCGTTGCACATATACaactttcatttaaaaaaaactttatatatTAAACTGAATCTTGGTGGCTATTTCCACTGCCAAGGGTTTTGGTCTGGTACTTCATTATATTTATGTCAATCAGAAATATATAAAAGTGCTTAGGTTTATGAACTGGACACTCTAGGGGTTCAAGCTCCTGCCAAGGAAAGGAGAAACTCTGCTCAATTGTGAAGACTCGAACACCTAATGCCGATAATCCAAAACACTGCAGCTTTCCATTAGAATAAAGTTAATAATGATCATCCTTTCTGGCCCCATCATTTACAATTCTCCACAAAGAGATTTACCAGGTAGAACAGACATACTGTACGGTGACTGCATATATGTATTTCTTATGTTCAAACTTTCTCCCTCCATTATCTTGCCAAGTCTCCAAGTCTATGTAAAGGAAGCCTTGGGCATTTTCATACAGCAGAAATACACTGCTTTGCACTGCTGTGGAATAACTCCATTAAATGAAGCTAACCCACATGTGGCctttctcctcatatcccaactgccatacacatggttacATGACCTTTATCaggcaatagaagctcgcaggcccttagtcttcacatacacacagttttacaccaggtttccataacaacccagacatttttcttcactactgtaggtcagctttaaaggggcagggcactgtttatgactctgttaagggagcggagtgctgtggaggtcacagttaagggggcaggtagggtggccattcaggccaccctcaaaagacggacttcaaAACCACTCCCCAAGGTCCCGCTAAATAACGCCCCTGacacggttaggccacgccctctcccactccacagccgccggggattgaaaaaatgaaggtaaaaatcaacttctgtcagctgcaggggagggagggagggtgactttctccctgcagctcacgctcagacagtgcTACTGTCTGAGAGTTAGCTGTTCAAACGACATTCCtgtatccatccaggccctgcgccggatggaggacagggagtctaaaAGCCGGTTTGTCCGGCCTACAGTAAAACCGGacttctggccaccctaggggtaggctgctgtgaaggtcacagttaaggggatggtcttctatggaggtcagtgtttaggggcagattgctgtagaggccactgttaatggGGTTTTgttgaaatcactgttaaggagatggggtgctgttgaggtcactaataaaggaatGGCCTCTGTaaatggtcactgttaaaggggccactggggaggtcactgttaagggggcgggatgctgtggaggtcactgttaaaggggcgagcactgtggaggtctttgttaagggggcagggaacggtggaggtcacaattaaggggacggtctgctatggaggtcagtgttaaggggcagggggatgtagaggtcactgttaagggggcggggcattgtggaggtcacattttaagggaatggagctttgtggaggtcactgttaagtaggCGGgtgattgtggaaatcactgttaacgatacggggtactgtggaggtcactaataaaggggtgtccactgtggaggtcactgttaaagtggagggcgctgtggatgttactgttaagggggcaggctgctgtggaggtcactgttaaaggggcggggtcagtagatgtcactgttatagtggatactgttgatatcttttaacgacacacacaaacattaaatgaaatagatgaaatatacccgtgcaaagtcgcgtccttctgctagtactaTTATAATGCACAGAGAGCAGACAACACAACATTTACATAtacaaatcaggtatacccaggacactctgccttagggtatggcTACACGAAGCCCATGCTGTGGGCGGGTTGAAGCCATGCTGCAGTGAAGGACCACACGGCACCATTAATTCACCTTTAAatgggggctgttgctggtatgggatttggctggttaggtggggtgacaaaatgcaaattaatgcTATACTTGccggcaatctcctgcaggttatttgacaacaAACACAGGAGCACATTTAATaataccagcgttttagacgccgatctTAATATCCTCTATACCCGGTAGTGGATTCactaaagttatgaagaggcttcctagctgtcttacatttagacctttttctatgcctgaaacagccttagaaaatggtaaatgagacaggcctgctggcTCGTCCCCTTTCCCACCCAcaccacacccacaattttagacctggcgtgagaggTAAAAGTATTTCTGTTCTGGAAAGACACCCATTTTAGacatatttcagtataataaatacccccagaatattaatcagctgtgACATACCCATATcttcaaccccagcgctctcttgccctacaggtgggagcccttcttctgccatctgcttttcctccttttccacatcatctaatatcgatgagaatatgtcatcaggaacatccagttcctcctctctctgcatctttctgacttttctaggacatggagactttgaaggatgatttggaagaagtaaagccagcaaaagatgagaatAGTCATTATTAAGACCTGCCCCCCACCCAAGCGAAAGAAggagtccctagcgcatgagtgcTTGCTATGTCTcagcctatgctcagctcacaggataaTAGCAGAGACCGCACAGgaggagggttttatagggctgagaCATCAGACAGATTGTCTggatgcacggcattatgggtgatctagcGTTCCTGCGGTTCTTAATTTCACTTTGTAAAACATGCTGATTTGTTGCCACAAAGTGAGAGGAAATTTGGATTAattgcgaatcaaagttttcctaaacttcggaccaaatTCTGCTTCAAATGCTCAACACTTCcatgctggcttaaatttagaccatttactacgcctaaaacaggtgtagaaaatgatgaatgagatgggcctgccggcccaTCCCCTTTCCTGAtcacaccacgcccactttttagacctggcgtatatctgatagtaaatgacccccatagtgtattTCTAATAGATGAATGCATAAGTAATCTAATGATCACTTCCTATAGTTCCCTGGGGaaactataaaatatatatatatatatatatatttacacacatACATCATGGTCATCATTGCCGCCTGtaaaaacgcccgtactattaaaatataaaaatatttatcccatacggcaaacagcgaaacgggaaaaaagaaaaaagtcaaaATCGCTGATTTGacattttttggtcgcttcacctcccacaaaagtATTAAACAAAAAGCCTTACACAACCTAGAATCAAAGAAAAGTGCagatcatccctcaaaaaatgagctcccacaTAGCGCAGTACACATAAAAATTATGGGGGGTCATAATATGGCAATacacaggaaaaattagattttcctaagttttttattttttcagtatcaaaacgcaagaaaaactatacatatagggtattgctgtaatcgtaatgacccggggaaaaaaaataacaggtcagttttaccgcataggaaacagtgtaaaaaaagaccctataaatggtgccattagaaagggcatcttgtcccacaaaaaataaaaacattatgactttgggagggctgggagtaaaaaaagaaaaaaaaaaaaatggaaaatcacctgGTCTTGAAAGGGGTAAAGactacaaaaacaaaccctcatactgctacatagacagaaaaataaaaagttatagctcttggaaagcgacaatgaaaaaatgaaaaaaatgtcctGGTGCAAAACAGGCTAGTCACCAAGGGGTTAATATTTCCCACAGACATGCATGTAAAATCTGGaactgaagtttttatttttttgcctgaaAGCAACACTTAAAAACTCTTAAAAATGCCAGGAAAAAACTGTGACACCATTCTGACTATGTAATCATTTAGTCTGCAGGCTCATGAacatactgcaaaaaaaaatattgcaacaAATAATCACGTGCATTTTGCCAATGGATATGCTCCATGAAAACTTTAATGGATTTTCcgggattactatggtttttaacagatatacTTATgtcgttgcttacctcatgtacattctTCACCATGCTTTCAATTTCAGACTCTTCTGCCCTGTTTTCACCATGTAGACAAATCCCTCTGGTTTCTTTCCAtcttgtatgtagcacttcctgttattGTATCCAACCAATCCCATgaggcacttctcctttctctaccACAGCTCCCGCACTGcgcctaacaatgcccagctagctcctcccatccagttacatagacactcccctgtcaCTCCCACTGTTGCTGGTTTGACACGCCCAtgaacataacatcacaggaagtaagaaagagctgcatggacatggtcatgtgaccacaacccAGTACGGAAGATAGGAGCCATAAAaggaaaagaaatacattacaaagttacggctaccttcataaatgaatATTTTAAAGGATGATGCAAAGTGGAAAACCTTTTAAAGTTCAAAATTGAAAATATACATTTGCTTACTTGAGGAATACATGTATTTCACTAACAGAAGATACATTATAAATTAGTTCTCATAGAATGTTTTAGCTTTATGTTATTCAAGATGTATtgtaatctaaggctactttcacacttgcgttgttcttttccggcatagagtttcgtcacaggggctctataccggaaaagaactgatcaggtatgtccccatgcattctgaatggagagtaatccgttcagtttgcatcaggatgtcttcagttcagtcgttttgactgatcaggcaaaagagaaaaccgtagcatgctacggttttatctccggctaaaaaaactgaagacttgcctgaatgccggatcaggcattttttcccataggaatgtattagtgccggttccggcattcagaataccggaatgccggatccgtccttccggtatgcgcatgcgcagactgaaaaaaaggtgaaaaaataaatgccggatccgcttttgccggatgacaccggaaagacggatccggcatttcaatgcattttttcgactgatcaggcatttttaagactgatcaggatcctgatcagtcttactaatgccatcagttggcatacattttgcctgatccggcaggcagttccggcgacggaactgcttgccggatctctctgccgcaagtgtgaaagtagcctaaatttgtCTCAACTCTAAGCAAAGACGAAAAGCCAGCAAggtaataactagtgatgagcgaatcgacttcggatgaaacatccgaagtcgatttgcataaaacttcgttctaatactgtacggagcaggagctccatacagtattagaatgtattggctctgatgagccgaagtcattgctttgcaaagtctcgtgagactttgtgcaataacttaataaattaatttgtactgtaaaaaaccatttcccgaactcgaagcaatgacttcggctcatcagagccaatagatTCtagtactgtacggagctcctgctccgtacagtattagaacgaagttttatgcgaatcgacttcggatgtttcatccgaagtcgattcgctcatccctattaggctactttcacactcgtgtttggtgcagatccgtcatggtacTACCGTCTGGTactaccgtctgcatccgttcagaacggatccgtttgtattatctttaacatagccaagaaggatccgtcatgaactccattgaaagtcaatgatggacgatctgttttctattgtgccagattgtgtcatagaaaacggatccgtccccattgacttacattgtgtgtcagaacagatccgtttggctcagtttcatcagacagacaacaaaacgctgcaagcagcgttttgatgtccgcctccaaagcggaacggagacggaacggaggccaactgatgcattctgagcggatccttttccattcagaatgcattagtgctaaactgatccgttatggaccgcttgtgagagccctgaacggatctcacaaacggaaagccaaaacgccagtgtgaaagtagccttaataacaTCAGTCACTAGCATGCCACTCCAGTCCATGTCTATACAATAGAGGAAAATTGAGAGAGGGTGCCATCTAGTGTTTTTCTGAACACATGACAgcagcaaaataataaaaatgtatctctgagcatgaaaatggtccCCCTGGTGAAAAGGGTATTTGCATTTTTAGAATCTAAAATAATATAATTGTGAATGCTGCTCCTATGCATGCCTATGTGTTGCCATGGTTATGgatagaaatgagcgaatttaaTATTTTAAAATTCATTCatgctttgtttggtggtaaaagcagaattgctttatggatttcgttaccacggaGCATAAGGCAATTCGAAATATAACGAAATATACAATATACAAATTAAAAAATACAATgtgtctctatatatatatatatacatatatatatacatatatatatatatatatatacatatatacacacccttgaaaattgTCCCAGCTGGtggatcgaaacgttgcatgggtgaataaaggatcccactatttttcacctactggaagtgctgcggtgtattcatttcttatatatatatatatatatatatatataactaatagcactaataggacggcggacattttatttcccctgatgattgctccccagacaaaacaatccattataactaatgaaaggtaccatatttgggaatatatttataataatgtaatgtttaagtattttcattttcttaattaccagagaacccctttaggagcaactgccgtgccctctccattttgattgacagggccaggtgtgatcacgtttttttactgcctggccctgtcaaagtgcagagaaagTGGAGCCTCTATGAGCAACGGCAACGCCccccttgctcctagaggctcatttacatattttaaaacatcatttttctcagcaatgcgggcacatatgaacatgggaccaacacagatgccttcagctgccaagcgcacatgtaacaggtaagccagtgtcataggtacaaatctgctgacagatgccctttaagatgaGGAAGTATAAAAATTCCATGTAAAGCAAACAGATTTCCAGATTTCTTATGTAATGCAGTATTGTCTATAATttaatttattatatattattcttGTTATACTATTTCTGAAATATattgtttttctttcatttttttaaacaccATTTTGTTAGCaaagcaataaaataaaaaactatccaATCAAATATTTAATTTAAATTGCATTCAATGTACATGTGGCATACatttaaaaacagaaaaaacacatTTTACTATTTATGCTATTCTCAAAATTCTAATCTTGGTACTGCATCTTCATGGGATGCTACACTGTGGAATTAGTATAAGATGGCTCATGGAGAAAGAAGCCTTCAGTTCTTCAGACATTTGCAGCTCTATCTAAAAGAAACACAAACATTTATTATTGATGATGAGTATGATACTATTAAATGCAGAATATTATCAATAACCTGAAAGAGTAGCTTCACTTTTATTAGTTGCAAGTTCCACCATATCCACTGTTCAGTTCTAAAGACTTCACATGTACAGCTAGATGACCGTCGTGCCACATGCTTCATTGCTTTTTATTCTCCCTTATTGCTGTTTGTCCCTCCTAACTCCCTGTAGCCACTTGTACTGTCATCATGTTATGTTGCACAATAGCAAAGTATTTTTTCACGTACTGTTTGTGCATAATTATATGGAAATGAACCTTATCCGGATTCTTCATACATAGATTTCACTGAAGTTAGACATTGACAGATTATAATTGAGGAGTAGCTAGCACAGGTCAAAACAGACAACCATAGTCATTAGAGATGAGTAGATCGATTGTAATTAATCAAATTTGTTCAAAATTAGCCTTCTGGAGCAGAGAAGGGTGGGCCTCGTTACTCAAGAGACCCCCCCCTATCCCCCTTGAGACATATAGCCTCGCCTTATCTCATGCCTGCGCCATTGCCCAAGTATGATGCAACTGCAGAGgatctgctgctgctaccttgcCCTGCTGAAGTCACTTGGAAGTGGAGGTGGTGCTCCTCCATCCGAAACCGCTACAAATATTTTGCTGTTTATCTATATTGTAAGAAGAAGTTATTTAGCAACTTACTCTTTTCATGAGAAAATGACATACACCATCACTCCACAGCCAATGAACCATCCAGCGATTAGTAAAGCAGGCATCAGGTACCGACGATATTCAGCCATGCCTGTTGAGAGGAGGATAATTTTAtgttaaattatatataaatatattaaccTATTTAGAACCAGTAAGTTGTCAAATCACTCAAGTCACAACTGTAATACTCTGCATTAGTATAAACAATTGCAAGGAGTGTGATACTACCGTAGTtataataattagggatgagcgaacttgtattTCAAGTTCAGCATACAAagctcgggttcgggttatctaagaattccattatggattccgctaccacggaccataacttatagtccgtggtagcagaatccataacggaattcttagataacccgaactttgtacGCCGaactgaaaacacaagttcgctcaacactaataataatgtaatatattACAGCAGGGTTTTCAGTATTAttctacagggtggcccacgaaaaagtagcccgcctccaacatctccaaatcaaactgcctaatagtaaatatgtcttacagtgggatgcgaaagtttgggcaacctcgttaatcatcatgattttcctgtataaatcgttggttgttacgataaacaatgtcagttaaatatatcatataggagacacacacagtgatatttgagaagtgaaatgaagtttattggatttacagaaagtgtgctataattgtttaaacaaaattaggcaggtgcataaatttgggcaccaaaaaaaaagaaattaaatcaatatttagtagatcctccttttgcagaaattacagcctctaaacgcttcctgtaggttccaatgagagtctggattctggttgaagatattttggaccattcctctttacaaaacatctttagttcattcaggtttgatggcttctgagcatggacagctctctttaagtcacaccacagattttcaattatattcaggtctggggactgagatggccattccagaacgttgtacttgttcctctgcataaatgccttagtggattttgagcagtgtttagagtcgttgtcttgctgaaagatccagccccgtcacagcttcagctttgtcactgattcctggacattggtctccagaatctgctgatactgagtggaatccatgcgtccctcaactttgacaagattcccagtccctgcactggccacacagccccacagcctgatggaaccaccaccatattttactgtaggtagcagctgtttttcttggaatgctgtgttctctttcctccatgcataactccccttgttatggccaaataactaaattttagtttcatcagtccacagcaccttattccaaaatgaagctagcTTGTCCAAATgttctttagcccacctcaagcgccactttttgtgctgtgggcggagaaaaggcttcctctgcatcactcttgcatacagcatctccttgtgtaaagtgcgccaaatggttgaacgatgcacagtgactccatctgcagcaagatgatgttgtaggtctttggtgctggtctgtgggttgactctgactgttctcaccattcgtcgcttctgtctatctgagatttttcttggtctgccacttcgagccttaacttgaactgagcctgtggtcttccattt
The sequence above is a segment of the Bufo bufo chromosome 4, aBufBuf1.1, whole genome shotgun sequence genome. Coding sequences within it:
- the STRIT1 gene encoding sarcoplasmic/endoplasmic reticulum calcium ATPase regulator DWORF isoform X2 is translated as MGEKTNETGMAEYRRYLMPALLIAGWFIGCGVMVYVIFS